In the Ilumatobacteraceae bacterium genome, one interval contains:
- a CDS encoding YbjN domain-containing protein: MTDLHAGERLGDLRRRIDGWLDEFADGNPMIAAVDRGTSDDTSFGEPRWYVRMIGEEKDFTTVWLTLGQRMLRYETYVMPAPEENQAEVMEFVLRRNDQLVGAHFSVGAEDALYLRGELPDIAVTADEIDRVLGTVYTTVEATFRPLLRLAFASRFSG; the protein is encoded by the coding sequence GTGACCGACCTCCACGCGGGCGAACGTCTCGGCGACCTGCGTCGACGGATCGACGGATGGCTCGACGAGTTCGCCGACGGCAATCCGATGATCGCTGCGGTCGACCGGGGGACCAGCGACGACACGTCGTTCGGTGAACCGCGCTGGTACGTGCGGATGATCGGCGAGGAGAAGGACTTCACCACCGTGTGGTTGACGCTCGGCCAGCGGATGTTGCGGTACGAGACCTACGTCATGCCGGCCCCCGAGGAGAACCAGGCCGAGGTCATGGAGTTCGTCCTGCGTCGCAACGACCAACTCGTCGGCGCCCACTTCTCGGTCGGCGCCGAAGACGCGCTCTACCTGCGGGGTGAACTTCCCGACATCGCGGTCACCGCCGACGAGATCGACCGCGTGCTCGGCACGGTGTACACGACGGTCGAGGCGACGTTCCGGCCGCTGTTGCGCCTGGCGTTCGCCAGCCGGTTCTCGGGCTGA
- the proC gene encoding pyrroline-5-carboxylate reductase, whose amino-acid sequence MSFELVVVGGGNMGAALLGGMLESGIADPATTAVVEPFDARRAELTERFPGVTVVADMPACTSAILAVKPPDITTVAAAAVAAGARRVLSVAAGVTTTTIAAATGSGVAVLRTMPNTPALVGQGVSALCGAEGTSDDDLDWAENALRGVGLVVRVAESQLDAVTGLTGSGPAYLFLVAEALMDAGVVAGLPRAAAEQMVAQLLVGSAALLAERGKPADLRAMVTSPGGTTAAGVRVLEERSVRAALIDAVQAATERSRELGAE is encoded by the coding sequence ATGTCGTTCGAGTTGGTGGTCGTCGGTGGCGGGAACATGGGGGCAGCACTGCTCGGTGGGATGCTCGAATCCGGCATCGCCGATCCGGCGACCACGGCCGTCGTCGAACCATTCGACGCCCGTCGAGCCGAGCTGACCGAACGGTTCCCCGGGGTGACCGTGGTCGCGGACATGCCGGCGTGCACGTCGGCGATCCTCGCGGTCAAGCCGCCCGACATCACGACGGTCGCCGCCGCGGCGGTCGCGGCCGGAGCCCGTCGCGTCCTCTCGGTCGCCGCCGGTGTGACGACGACGACGATCGCCGCCGCGACCGGATCGGGCGTCGCCGTGTTGCGCACGATGCCGAACACCCCGGCGCTGGTCGGACAGGGTGTGTCGGCGCTCTGCGGCGCAGAGGGCACCTCCGACGACGACCTCGATTGGGCCGAGAACGCGCTGCGCGGCGTCGGGCTCGTCGTCCGGGTGGCCGAGAGCCAGCTCGACGCCGTGACGGGGCTGACCGGTTCGGGCCCGGCGTACCTGTTCCTCGTCGCCGAGGCGCTCATGGACGCCGGCGTCGTCGCCGGCCTGCCACGGGCCGCGGCCGAGCAGATGGTCGCCCAACTGCTCGTGGGCTCGGCCGCGTTGCTCGCCGAACGCGGCAAACCGGCCGACCTCCGAGCGATGGTGACCTCGCCCGGCGGCACCACCGCAGCCGGGGTCCGAGTGCTCGAAGAACGGTCGGTTCGAGCCGCGTTGATCGACGCGGTGCAGGCCGCGACCGAGCGAAGTCGCGAGCTCGGCGCCGAGTGA
- a CDS encoding SAM-dependent chlorinase/fluorinase: MTRFDSVSFLTDYGTADEFVGVVKSVIRDLAPHVGVVDLTHEIPPFDVRAGSLALARCIGYVPSGVVLGVVDPGVGTQRRAVAIEVADGAGVVIGPDNGLLAPAVAMAGGAERAFELTNPEYQLQAAGATFAGRDVFGPAAAHVCNGVDLAELGPEVDPVLLLPGTVPLSRLEDDELIAEVLWVDRFGNAQLNVGPDDLPPTWGRQLQVRIGMPTDPSGVTARRAVRASHFAELTGGAVGLVLDSYGMLAVAIDQRSAADELGLAAGDQVVIVALDDDPPVETPVAFGRR, from the coding sequence GTGACCCGCTTCGACTCCGTGTCGTTCCTGACCGATTACGGCACCGCCGACGAGTTCGTCGGCGTGGTCAAGTCGGTCATTCGCGACCTCGCCCCGCACGTCGGCGTCGTCGACCTGACGCACGAGATCCCGCCGTTCGACGTCCGAGCCGGATCGCTCGCCCTCGCTCGATGCATCGGGTACGTGCCGTCGGGTGTGGTCCTCGGCGTCGTCGACCCGGGCGTCGGCACCCAGCGTCGAGCCGTGGCGATCGAGGTCGCCGATGGTGCCGGCGTGGTGATCGGCCCCGACAACGGACTGCTCGCACCGGCGGTGGCGATGGCAGGTGGGGCCGAGCGTGCGTTCGAACTCACCAACCCCGAGTACCAGCTGCAGGCCGCCGGAGCGACGTTCGCCGGTCGTGACGTGTTCGGTCCGGCGGCGGCACACGTCTGCAACGGCGTCGACCTCGCCGAACTCGGGCCCGAGGTCGATCCGGTGCTGCTGCTCCCCGGCACGGTGCCGCTGTCGCGCCTGGAGGACGACGAGCTGATCGCCGAGGTGCTGTGGGTCGACCGGTTCGGCAATGCACAGCTCAACGTCGGGCCCGATGACCTGCCACCGACGTGGGGTCGTCAACTCCAGGTCCGGATCGGGATGCCGACCGACCCGTCGGGCGTCACCGCCCGACGCGCCGTGCGAGCGTCGCACTTCGCCGAGCTCACCGGTGGGGCCGTCGGCCTGGTACTCGACTCGTACGGCATGCTGGCGGTCGCGATCGATCAACGGTCGGCCGCCGACGAACTCGGACTCGCCGCCGGCGACCAGGTCGTCATCGTGGCGCTCGACGACGACCCGCCCGTCGAGACGCCGGTGGCCTTCGGCCGACGCTGA
- a CDS encoding AMP-binding protein, producing MNIARLIEPHPADRVALISRNRETTYGQLRDQTDRVRGGLIAQGIRSGDRVVILCENNRYFVVSYLAVVGLGAIAVPLNPSSPAPEIERELVAVRPAAAIIGPASVAAWRAIDAERVPSLRTVVRAEGETGPGEVSMTALLESDPSPVVDVDGDHIAVMMFTSGTAGSPRAAMLSHANLISNIEQDVTALDHTRAGDVVYGVLPLFHIFGLNVVLGVSFTVGATVLLVQRFDPATAVESIVQRRVTVVPGAPSMWVAFSHFDELPDDSFATVRLALSGAARLPKAVSDKMRERFDVSIYEGYGLTEASPVVTSSAGLECRPGSVGRLLVGQEMRLVGDDGDDVPVGDAGEIWVRGANVFHGYFEEPEATAKVLVDGWLITGDIGMVDDDGYLYLVDRAKDLIIVSGFNVFPAEVEEVLQSHPAIAEVGVLGVPHPHQGEAVKAFAVLAPGHDIDEDSLIDYARDYLARYKCPTKVIFVDQLPRNAAGKLVRRELEGTVLGS from the coding sequence ATGAACATCGCGCGGTTGATCGAGCCGCACCCGGCCGACCGTGTCGCGCTGATCTCCCGGAACCGGGAGACGACCTACGGCCAGCTCCGTGATCAGACCGATCGTGTCCGTGGCGGGCTGATCGCCCAGGGGATCCGATCCGGTGACCGTGTCGTGATCCTCTGCGAGAACAATCGGTACTTCGTGGTGTCGTACCTGGCCGTCGTCGGCCTCGGCGCGATCGCCGTCCCGCTCAATCCGTCGAGCCCGGCCCCCGAGATCGAGCGCGAACTCGTCGCCGTCCGCCCGGCGGCGGCCATCATCGGTCCGGCTTCCGTCGCCGCCTGGCGGGCGATCGATGCCGAGCGGGTGCCGTCGCTGCGGACCGTGGTGCGGGCCGAGGGCGAGACCGGGCCCGGTGAGGTCTCGATGACGGCGCTGCTCGAATCGGATCCGTCGCCCGTCGTCGACGTCGACGGCGACCACATCGCCGTCATGATGTTCACGAGTGGCACGGCCGGGTCGCCTCGCGCCGCGATGTTGAGCCACGCCAACCTGATCAGCAACATCGAACAAGACGTCACGGCGCTCGATCACACACGCGCCGGCGATGTGGTCTACGGGGTGTTGCCGCTCTTCCACATCTTCGGCCTGAACGTCGTGTTGGGCGTGTCGTTCACCGTCGGTGCCACCGTGTTGCTCGTGCAGCGCTTCGATCCGGCCACCGCCGTCGAGTCGATCGTGCAGCGGCGCGTCACCGTCGTGCCCGGCGCCCCGTCCATGTGGGTCGCGTTCAGCCACTTCGACGAGTTGCCCGACGACTCGTTCGCCACGGTCCGGCTCGCGTTGTCGGGCGCCGCGCGGCTGCCGAAGGCCGTGTCCGACAAGATGCGCGAACGGTTCGACGTGTCGATCTACGAGGGCTACGGCCTCACGGAGGCGTCGCCGGTCGTGACGAGTTCGGCCGGTCTCGAGTGCCGACCGGGATCGGTGGGTCGGCTGCTCGTCGGTCAGGAGATGCGTCTGGTCGGCGACGACGGCGACGACGTCCCCGTCGGTGACGCCGGCGAGATCTGGGTGCGCGGCGCCAACGTGTTCCACGGCTACTTCGAGGAGCCCGAGGCCACCGCCAAGGTCCTCGTCGACGGCTGGCTGATCACCGGCGACATCGGCATGGTCGACGACGACGGCTACCTGTACCTGGTCGATCGGGCCAAGGACCTCATCATCGTGTCGGGCTTCAACGTGTTCCCTGCCGAGGTCGAAGAGGTGTTGCAGAGCCACCCGGCGATCGCCGAGGTCGGCGTGCTGGGTGTCCCGCACCCGCATCAGGGCGAAGCCGTCAAGGCGTTCGCGGTCCTGGCCCCCGGCCACGACATCGACGAAGACAGCCTCATCGACTACGCCCGCGACTATCTCGCCCGGTACAAGTGCCCGACCAAGGTGATCTTCGTCGACCAACTGCCGCGCAATGCCGCCGGCAAGCTCGTGCGACGTGAGCTCGAAGGCACGGTGCTCGGTTCCTGA
- a CDS encoding redox-sensing transcriptional repressor Rex — MPPHRTRRRIPEATVARLPVYLQILIEQSESGVESVSSEGLAELAGVNAAKVRKDLSYLGSYGTRGVGYEVEYLVFQIRRELGLDHEWPVVIVGAGNLGQALAGYGGFNGRGFPVAGMVDVDPAKVDTVVAGVRVRPLDELPKIVGAGGISIGVIATPPGAAQDAADRLIAAGVTSILNFAPMVLSVPSTISVRKVDLAVELQILTYHEQRKASAAPRNADQVHPFSADRQRGATA, encoded by the coding sequence ATGCCCCCACACCGCACGCGTCGCAGGATTCCCGAGGCCACGGTCGCCCGGCTGCCCGTGTACCTGCAGATCCTGATCGAGCAGTCGGAGAGCGGCGTCGAGAGCGTGTCGTCGGAGGGCCTCGCCGAACTCGCCGGCGTGAATGCGGCCAAGGTCCGCAAGGACCTCAGCTACCTCGGCAGCTACGGCACCCGCGGGGTCGGCTACGAGGTCGAGTACCTCGTGTTCCAGATCCGACGTGAACTCGGCCTCGACCACGAGTGGCCCGTCGTCATCGTCGGCGCCGGCAACCTCGGTCAGGCCCTGGCCGGCTACGGCGGTTTCAACGGTCGCGGTTTCCCGGTCGCGGGCATGGTCGACGTCGACCCGGCCAAGGTCGACACGGTCGTCGCCGGCGTTCGGGTCCGCCCACTCGACGAACTCCCCAAGATCGTCGGCGCCGGCGGTATCTCGATCGGTGTGATCGCCACGCCGCCGGGGGCAGCGCAAGACGCCGCCGACCGACTGATCGCCGCCGGCGTCACCAGCATCTTGAACTTCGCACCGATGGTGCTGTCGGTGCCGTCGACGATCTCGGTCCGCAAGGTCGACCTCGCCGTCGAACTGCAGATCCTGACCTATCACGAGCAGCGCAAGGCGAGTGCCGCTCCGCGCAACGCCGACCAGGTTCACCCGTTCTCCGCCGACCGCCAGCGCGGTGCGACAGCGTAG
- a CDS encoding glutamyl-tRNA reductase, translating into MSILAIGVNHRSGPLSVLERVTLAPDEVAKAVEGLAQLDNIREAVVLSTCNRTEIYAVTEKFHGAYADIRDFLCNLGDISADELHPHLFSQHDDAAVMHLFEVAAGLDSAVVGESEILGQLRQAWEVAQREGGARTTLNLLFRHAVEVGKRARTETAIARGTASVSHAAVEMAVEHHGSISGRNVALVGAGAMGEGIAVALRGAGVGDVLVVNRSPERGRALAERIDGSALGIDRLSEALDASDVVLTSTGSGEPIITADLVRDLDRGGRPLLFVDIAVPRDVAPDVAELAGVTVLDLDDLSTWADRGRAERLAEVDRVTAIVSEEVERFELQSAALQAAPLVSSLRERAEALRAAELERHAKRLSQLDDQQRETVDIITRGLVAKLLHEPSVRLRNQAGTPQGERNAAAVADLFDLG; encoded by the coding sequence ATGTCGATCCTCGCCATCGGAGTCAATCACCGCAGCGGGCCGCTGAGCGTGCTCGAGCGGGTGACGCTCGCTCCCGACGAGGTGGCCAAGGCCGTCGAGGGGCTCGCCCAGCTCGACAACATCCGCGAAGCCGTCGTGCTGAGCACGTGCAACCGCACCGAGATCTACGCCGTCACCGAGAAGTTCCACGGGGCGTACGCCGACATCCGTGACTTCCTGTGCAACCTCGGCGACATCTCCGCCGACGAACTCCATCCGCACCTGTTCTCGCAGCACGACGACGCCGCCGTGATGCACCTGTTCGAAGTCGCTGCCGGGCTCGACTCCGCCGTCGTCGGCGAGTCCGAGATCCTCGGGCAGCTGCGCCAGGCCTGGGAGGTCGCCCAGCGTGAGGGTGGCGCCCGCACGACCCTCAACCTCCTGTTCCGCCACGCGGTCGAGGTCGGCAAGCGGGCACGGACCGAAACGGCGATCGCACGTGGGACCGCATCGGTCAGCCATGCCGCCGTCGAGATGGCCGTCGAACACCACGGTTCGATCAGCGGTCGCAACGTCGCCCTCGTCGGAGCCGGCGCCATGGGCGAAGGCATCGCCGTCGCACTGCGCGGCGCCGGCGTCGGTGACGTGCTGGTCGTCAACCGTTCACCCGAGCGTGGCCGGGCACTGGCCGAGCGCATCGACGGCAGCGCACTCGGTATCGACCGGTTGTCCGAGGCGCTCGATGCCAGCGACGTCGTCCTGACCTCCACCGGTTCGGGCGAACCGATCATCACCGCCGATCTCGTGCGCGATCTCGACCGGGGCGGCCGCCCGCTGCTGTTCGTCGACATCGCCGTTCCCCGCGACGTCGCACCCGACGTCGCCGAGCTGGCGGGTGTCACGGTGCTCGACCTCGACGACCTGAGCACCTGGGCCGACCGCGGTCGGGCCGAACGGCTGGCCGAGGTCGATCGCGTGACCGCCATCGTGAGCGAAGAGGTCGAACGCTTCGAGCTGCAGTCGGCAGCGCTCCAGGCCGCACCGCTCGTGTCCTCACTGCGTGAGCGGGCCGAGGCACTCCGAGCCGCCGAACTCGAGCGGCACGCCAAGCGGCTCAGCCAGCTCGACGATCAGCAGCGTGAGACGGTCGACATCATCACCCGGGGCCTCGTCGCCAAGTTGTTGCACGAACCGTCGGTTCGCTTGCGCAACCAGGCGGGTACGCCGCAGGGTGAGCGGAACGCGGCGGCGGTCGCCGACCTCTTCGACCTCGGCTGA
- the hemC gene encoding hydroxymethylbilane synthase, which produces MIRIATRGSRQALTQATAVADQLVVAGHETEIVIIDTVGDRSQATNVPLHSIGGQGVFVKEVQQAVLDGRADVAVHSAKDLPTTPTPGLVIGAFTQRRSAADALIGRSLVDLPSGATVATGSVRRRAQLARARPDLEFVELRGNIPTRLEKVPDGGSVVMAVAALEVLDMTDRIADVLDTAEFVPAVGQGCVAVECRSRDGKVLDSLAGIDDPDTRHEVAVERAFMAELGSGCSLPIGAHVDHRRLFTFLANFDTGVTVSDTIELSDDDLEADIATARRAAVEAHEHVSGR; this is translated from the coding sequence GTGATCCGCATCGCGACCCGCGGGAGCCGTCAGGCGCTGACCCAGGCGACGGCCGTCGCCGACCAACTCGTCGTCGCCGGCCATGAGACCGAGATCGTGATCATCGACACCGTCGGTGACCGATCGCAGGCGACGAACGTGCCGCTGCACTCGATCGGCGGCCAGGGCGTGTTCGTCAAAGAGGTGCAGCAGGCCGTGCTCGACGGCCGAGCCGACGTGGCGGTGCACTCCGCGAAAGATCTGCCGACCACTCCGACACCGGGTCTGGTCATCGGCGCGTTCACGCAGCGTCGTTCGGCCGCCGACGCGTTGATCGGTCGGTCGCTCGTCGACCTGCCGTCGGGCGCCACCGTCGCGACCGGTTCGGTGCGTCGCCGTGCCCAGCTGGCCCGGGCGCGGCCCGATCTGGAGTTCGTCGAACTCCGCGGCAACATCCCCACACGACTCGAGAAGGTGCCCGACGGTGGCTCCGTCGTGATGGCCGTGGCGGCGCTCGAGGTGCTCGACATGACCGATCGCATCGCCGACGTCCTCGACACGGCCGAGTTCGTGCCCGCCGTCGGCCAGGGTTGCGTCGCCGTCGAGTGTCGCTCCCGCGACGGCAAGGTGCTCGATTCGCTCGCCGGTATCGACGATCCCGACACGCGCCACGAGGTCGCCGTCGAGCGGGCGTTCATGGCCGAGCTCGGGTCGGGGTGTTCGCTGCCGATCGGTGCGCACGTCGACCACCGGCGGCTGTTCACGTTCCTGGCCAACTTCGACACCGGGGTGACGGTCTCCGACACGATCGAACTGTCCGACGACGACCTCGAGGCCGACATCGCGACTGCACGTCGGGCCGCCGTCGAGGCGCACGAGCACGTTTCGGGTCGGTGA
- a CDS encoding uroporphyrinogen-III synthase — MQRRPLSGRRVVTTRDRRGHLDARLAAVGADVVHVPLISIEPSADDRIDAALEDLGAFDWLVVTSQHGAERVGRAAAGHPIRLAAVGSRSAAALERLAGRPVDVVPDRQTAADLAEAIGAGGGRVLVAQADRADTTLVDRLTASGFDVEAITAYRTVLRRPTWQERRAAIGADAVGFASGSAAAAWVAAFGSDTPPVVAAIGPTTAEAASAHGLEVTHVAADHDVEGLVAVIVAALAAPS; from the coding sequence ATGCAGCGACGTCCTCTCTCCGGACGTCGCGTCGTCACGACCCGTGATCGTCGGGGGCACCTCGATGCCCGCCTGGCGGCCGTCGGTGCCGACGTCGTTCACGTCCCCCTGATCTCGATCGAGCCGAGCGCCGACGACCGCATCGACGCAGCGCTGGAGGATCTCGGCGCGTTCGACTGGTTGGTCGTCACCTCACAGCACGGTGCCGAACGGGTCGGTCGAGCGGCCGCCGGCCATCCGATCCGCCTGGCAGCCGTCGGATCGCGGTCGGCGGCGGCGCTCGAACGTCTTGCCGGCCGACCCGTCGACGTGGTTCCCGACCGGCAGACGGCCGCCGATCTGGCCGAGGCGATCGGTGCGGGCGGAGGCCGGGTGCTCGTCGCCCAGGCCGATCGAGCCGACACCACGCTCGTCGACCGGCTCACAGCGAGCGGGTTCGACGTCGAGGCGATCACGGCCTACCGGACCGTGCTGCGACGCCCGACGTGGCAAGAACGGCGGGCGGCGATCGGGGCCGACGCGGTCGGGTTCGCGAGCGGTTCCGCGGCAGCGGCCTGGGTCGCGGCGTTCGGGTCGGACACGCCGCCGGTCGTCGCCGCGATCGGCCCGACCACGGCGGAGGCCGCATCGGCACACGGCCTCGAGGTGACGCACGTGGCGGCCGATCACGACGTGGAGGGCTTGGTCGCCGTCATCGTCGCGGCCTTGGCCGCGCCGTCGTAG